Proteins found in one Magnolia sinica isolate HGM2019 chromosome 5, MsV1, whole genome shotgun sequence genomic segment:
- the LOC131246646 gene encoding ATP-dependent Clp protease ATP-binding subunit ClpA homolog CD4B, chloroplastic, whose protein sequence is MAGALVQSAILPAAVSENHGRLRGSVKTRKTAKMMCNIRSQPLRMRGFTGLRGSNTLDMMARSGRDFHSVVSAAISAPRGKACRGVAVAMFERFTEKAIKVIMLAQEEARRLGHNFVGTEQILLGLIGEGTGIAAKVLKSMGINLKDARVEVEKIIGRGSGFVAVEIPFTPRAKRVLELSLEEARALGHNYIGSEHLLLGLLREGEGVAARVLENLGADTSNIRTQVIRMVGESTEAVGAGVGGGSSGNKMPTLEEYGTNLTKLAEEGKLDPVVGRQPQIERVTQILGRRTKNNPCLIGEPGVGKTAIAEGLAQRIATGDVPETIEGKKVITLDMGLLVAGTKYRGEFEERLKKLMEEIKQSDEIILFIDEVHTLIGAGAAEGAIDAANILKPALARGELQCIGATTLDEYRKHIEKDPALERRFQPVKVPEPTVDETIQILKGLRERYELHHKLRYTDEALVAAAQLSYQYISDRFLPDKAIDLVDEAGSRVRLRHAQLPEEAKELDKELRQITKAKNEAVRGQDFEKAGELRDREMELKAQISALVDKGKEMSKAETEAGDAGPLVTEVDIQHIVSSWTGIPVEKVSSDESDRLLKMEETLHKRVIGQDEAVKAISRAIRRARVGLKNPNRPIASFIFSGPTGVGKSELAKALAAYYFGSEEAMIRLDMSEFMERHTVSKLIGSPPGYVGYTEGGQLTEAVRRRPYTVVLFDEIEKAHPDVFNMMLQILEDGRLTDSKGRTVDFKNTLLIMTSNVGSSVIEKGGRRIGFDLDYDEKDSSYNRIKSLVTEELKQYFRPEFLNRLDEMIVFRQLTKLEVKEIADIMLREVFERLKVKEIELQVTERFRDRVVDEGYSPSYGARPLRRAIMRLLEDSLAEKMLAGEIKEGDSAIVDVDSDGNVSVLSGSSGVPEPLSPAMPMV, encoded by the exons ATGGCTGGGGCTCTAGTTCAGTCAGCAATCCTCCCTGCAGCCGTCAGTGAAAATCATGGCCGACTCCGAGGCTCTGTAAAAACAAGAAAAACTGCCAAAATGATGTGTAACATTCGATCACAACCCCTGAGAATGCGTGGATTCACAGGATTGCGGGGATCAAATACATTGGATATGATGGCGAGGTCTGGCCGTGATTTTCATTCTGTGGTTTCAGCTGCTATCTCTGCTCCACGGGGAAAGGCTTGCCGAGGAGTTGCCGTAGCTATGTTCGAGCGCTTCACAGAGAAGGCCATTAAAGTTATCATGCTTGCACAAGAGGAAGCAAGACGGCTGGGACACAACTTCGTTGGCACAGAGCAGATTTTGCTGGGTCTTATTGGTGAAGGGACTGGTATCGCTGCCAAAGTTCTAAAATCCATGGGAATCAATTTGAAGGATGCCCGAGTGGAGGTGGAAAAGATTATTGGAAGGGGCAGTGGCTTTGTTGCTGTGGAGATCCCATTTACTCCTCGTGCCAAGCGTGTCTTGGAGCTTTCACTAGAAGAAGCCCGTGCCCTTG GTCATAACTATATAGGATCTGAGCACCTGCTTCTTGGGCTGCTCCGTGAGGGTGAAGGTGTAGCAGCTCGTGTGCTTGAGAACCTTGGAGCTGACACTAGTAACATCCGTACGCAG GTTATTCGCATGGTGGGTGAAAGTACAGAAGCCGTCGGTGCTGGGGTCGGAGGAGGAAGCAGTGGCAACAAGATGCCGACACTTGAGGAGTATGGGACCAATCTGACAAAGCTCGCAGAGGAG GGTAAACTAGATCCTGTTGTTGGAAGGCAGCCGCAGATAGAGCGGGTGACCCAAATCTTGGGCAGGCGGACAAAGAACAACCCCTGCCTGATTGGAGAGCCTGGTGTTGGGAAGACAGCAATTGCAGAAGGGCTTGCACAACGCATTGCAACTGGGGATGTTCCAGAAACAATCgaaggaaagaag GTCATTACCCTGGATATGGGTCTTCTGGTTGCTGGTACCAAATACCGTGGAGAATTTGAGGAAAGGCTAAAGAAGCTGATGGAGGAAAttaaacaaagtgacgagataATACTCTTTATCGATGAGGTGCATACTCTAATCGGAGCGGGAGCAGCTGAGGGTGCAATCGATGCTGCAAACATCTTGAAGCCAGCTCTTGCAAGAGGAGAACTGCAG TGTATTGGTGCCACTACACTGGATGAATACAGGAAGCACATCGAGAAAGACCCAGCTCTGGAGAGGCGGTTCCAACCAGTAAAAGTGCCTGAGCCAACCGTGGATGAGACCATACAGATTCTAAAAGGGCTGCGTGAACGTTATGAGCTTCATCACAAGCTCCGTTATACAGATGAGGCCCTAGTTGCTGCTGCACAACTGTCATATCAGTACATCAG TGACCGTTTCCTCCCTGATAAGGCGATTGACTTGGTTGATGAGGCTGGTTCCCGTGTTCGGCTTCGTCATGCACAG CTCCCCGAGGAAGCCAAAGAGCTTGACAAAGAGCTCAGgcagatcaccaaggcaaagaatgaagCTGTCCGTGGCCAAGACTTTGAGAAG GCTGGGGAGCTGCGGGACCGTGAAATGGAATTGAAGGCCCAGATCTCAGCCCTAGTTGACAAAGGCAAAGAGATGAGCAAAGCAGAGACTGAGGCAGGTGATGCAGGCCCATTGGTGACAGAGGTGGACATACAGCACATAGTCTCTTCTTGGACAGGGATTCCTGTTGAGAAGGTCTCCAGCGATGAGTCTGATCGCCTCCTCAAGATGGAGGAGACCCTTCACAAGCGGGTCATTGGCCAGGACGAGGCTGTGAAAGCCATCAGCCGTGCTATCCGCCGTGCCCGTGTTGGCCTCAAAAACCCTAACCGCCCGATTGCCAGTTTCATATTCTCTGGCCCCACCGGTGTTGGCAAGTCAGAGCTGGCCAAAGCGCTGGCTGCCTACTACTTCGGGTCCGAGGAAGCCATGATCCGGCTTGACATGAGTGAATTCATGGAGCGACACACCGTCTCGAAGCTCATCGGCTCCCCACCTGGCTACGTCGGTTACACCGAGGGTGGCCAGCTCACGGAGGCTGTCCGCCGCCGTCCCTATACTGTGGTCCTGTTTGACGAGATCGAGAAGGCCCATCCAGATGTCTTCAACATGATGCTCCAGATCCTGGAAGACGGACGGCTGACGGACAGCAAAGGCCGGACAGTCGACTTCAAGAACACGCTCCTGATCATGACATCCAACGTTGGGAGCAGTGTCATCGAGAAGGGTGGCCGTCGGATTGGATTTGATCTGGACTACGACGAGAAGGACAGCAGCTACAACCGGATCAAGAGCCTGGTGACAGAGGAGCTGAAGCAGTACTTCCGGCCAGAGTTCTTGAACAGGCTTGACGAGATGATTGTGTTCCGGCAGCTGACAAAGCTGGAGGTGAAGGAGATTGCCGACATCATGCTGAGGGAGGTGTTCGAGCGGCTGAAGGTCAAGGAAATTGAGCTGCAGGTAACGGAGCGGTTCCGGGACCGGGTGGTGGACGAAGGGTATAGCCCAAGCTACGGAGCCCGGCCCTTAAGGAGGGCAATCATGAGGCTGTTGGAGGACAGTCTAGCGGAGAAGATGCTGGCGGGGGAGATCAAGGAGGGGGATTCAGCGATTGTGGATGTGGATTCAGATGGGAACGTGTCGGTGCTTAGCGGCAGTAGTGGGGTCCCTGAGCCATTGTCCCCAGCGATGCCCATGGTATAA
- the LOC131246647 gene encoding serine carboxypeptidase-like 45 codes for MQSVAWKTTMAAAVLHLWISTMGVESYYQSSDMITQLPGQPPISFQHFSGYIAVDEKEQRALFYYFAEAEIDPASKPLVLWLNGGPGCSSVGVGAFSENGPLRPSGEVLVKNEHSWNKEANMLYLETPAGVGFSYSTDTNFYVGVDDKITARDNLVFLQRWFVKFPQYRGRDLFITGESYAGHYVPQLAQLMIQFNKKQKLFNLKGIAIGNPVLEFSTDFNSRAEYFWSHGLISDSTYRMFTSSCNYSRYVSEYYRGFVSPICASVMSQVSRETSRFVDKYDVTLDVCISSVLSQSMVLSPQQVTEHIDVCVEDETVNYLNRKDVQAALHARLKGVTRWSVCSSILDYELLNLEIPTITVVGSLIQSGIPVLVYSGDQDSVIPLTGSRTLVHGLASELRLNATTPYRVWFEGKQVGGWTQVYGNILSFATIRGASHEAPFSQPERSLVLFKAFLQGQPLPESF; via the exons ATGCAATCTGTGGCATGGAAAACCACCATGGCAGCAGCTGTCCTGCATCTGTGGATCTCAACCATGGGAGTAGAATCCTACTACCAATCATCGGACATGATAACCCAATTGCCTGGGCAGCCTCCGATCAGCTTCCAGCATTTCTCTGGCTACATTGCTGTCGATGAGAAGGAACAGAGAGCTCTGTTCTACTACTTTGCTGAGGCCGAGATTGACCCTGCTTCCAAGCCTCTTGTGCTCTGGTTGAATGGAG GGCCTGGTTGTTCTTCAGTTGGAGTGGGTGCATTCTCTGAAAATGGGCCTTTGAGACCAAGTGGAGAGGTCTTGGTGAAAAATGAGCATAGCTGGAATAAAG AAGCAAATATGTTATACCTGGAGACACCAGCAGGAGTTGGGTTCTCTTATTCTACTGATACTAACTTCTATGTGGGCGTGGATGATAAGATAACAG CCAGGGACAATCTGGTGTTCTTGCAGCGCTGGTTCGTCAAATTCCCACAATACAGGGGCAGAGATCTGTTCATAACAGGCGAAAGTTATGCTG GTCATTATGTTCCACAGCTCGCTCAGCTCATGATCCAATTCAACAAAAAGCAGAAGCTATTCAATCTCAAAGGAATCGCT ATCGGAAATCCGGTTCTTGAATTCTCCACAGACTTCAATTCGAGAGCGGAGTACTTCTGGTCGCACGGGTTGATATCAGATTCGACATACCGGATGTTCACTTCTTCATGCAACTACTCACGGTACGTGAGCGAGTACTACAGGGGCTTTGTTTCCCCTATTTGTGCCAGCGTGATGAGCCAGGTGAGCCGAGAAACCAGCAGATTTGTAGACAAGTATGATGTCACTCTGGATGTCTGTATATCGTCGGTTCTCTCACAATCCATGGTTCTCAGTCCTCAG CAAGTCACTGAGCATATAGATGTCTGCGTGGAAGATGAAACGGTGAATTATCTCAACCGAAAAGACGTGCAAGCGGCTCTGCACGCCCGTCTCAAAGGAGTCACTAGATGGTCTGTTTGCAGCAG CATCTTGGATTACGAACTGCTTAATCTGGAGATACCCACAATTACTGTTGTGGGCTCACTCATCCAATCGGGTATTCCGGTCTTGGTCTACAG TGGAGACCAAGATTCCGTGATCCCCTTAACTGGGAGCCGTACGCTAGTCCATGGTTTGGCATCTGAATTAAGATTAAACGCCACGACTCCTTATAGAGTCTGGTTCGAGGGGAAGCAG gttggCGGATGGACTCAAGTGTATGGAAACATCCTCTCCTTCGCCACCATCAGAGGAGCTTCTCACGAAGCTCCGTTCTCTCAGCCGGAGAGATCACTTGTTCTATTCAAAGCATTTCTTCAAGGCCAGCCGCTACCAGAATCATTCTGA